One segment of Streptomyces sp. YIM 121038 DNA contains the following:
- a CDS encoding glycoside hydrolase family 6 protein, translating to MYRKNTGRGRGLAARGVPAAVVLTGAALLLAGCSSDGDGDGDGATRPVRQQPKDTDPFWVNPDGNAARQVATYEKDGDKDEAGLIRKIAEQPVGEWIGPEKPEDEARGFTEAAEKADRDALLVLYNIPHRDCGQFSKGGAADGNAYRAWIDGVAKGIGDRGATVVLEPDAVLHMVDKCTPEQFHEERYDLLKGAIAKLKSLKNTKVYLDAGNAGWSHPDGLYEPLKRSGVEQADGFAVNVSNFQTTEASVAYGKTLSAKVGDKPFVIDTSRNGRGPYTGKGKDPWCNPPGRSLGKAPTTKTGDPSVDAYLWVKRPGESDGTCRGGPQAGQWWPEYALGLARNAP from the coding sequence ATGTACCGCAAGAACACAGGTCGCGGGCGGGGTCTCGCGGCCAGGGGGGTGCCGGCCGCGGTGGTGCTCACGGGGGCCGCGCTGCTCCTCGCGGGGTGCTCGTCCGACGGTGACGGGGACGGCGACGGGGCCACCCGTCCGGTGAGGCAACAGCCCAAGGACACCGACCCGTTCTGGGTCAACCCCGACGGGAACGCCGCGCGGCAGGTCGCCACGTACGAGAAGGACGGCGACAAGGACGAGGCGGGGCTCATCCGGAAGATCGCCGAGCAGCCCGTCGGCGAGTGGATCGGCCCGGAGAAGCCCGAGGACGAGGCGCGCGGCTTCACCGAGGCGGCCGAGAAGGCCGACCGCGACGCGCTCCTGGTCCTCTACAACATCCCGCACCGCGACTGCGGCCAGTTCTCCAAGGGCGGTGCCGCCGACGGCAACGCGTACCGGGCGTGGATCGACGGCGTGGCCAAGGGCATCGGCGACCGCGGCGCCACGGTCGTCCTGGAGCCGGACGCGGTGCTGCACATGGTCGACAAGTGCACGCCCGAGCAGTTCCACGAGGAGCGCTACGACCTCCTCAAGGGCGCCATCGCCAAGCTGAAGTCCCTGAAGAACACCAAGGTCTACCTGGACGCGGGCAACGCGGGCTGGTCGCATCCCGACGGTCTGTACGAGCCGCTGAAGCGCTCCGGCGTCGAGCAGGCCGACGGCTTCGCGGTGAACGTCTCCAACTTCCAGACCACCGAGGCGAGCGTGGCCTACGGCAAGACCCTCTCCGCCAAGGTCGGTGACAAGCCGTTCGTCATCGACACGAGCCGCAATGGGCGCGGGCCCTACACGGGCAAGGGCAAGGACCCTTGGTGCAACCCCCCGGGCCGGTCCCTGGGCAAGGCCCCCACCACCAAGACGGGCGACCCGTCGGTCGACGCGTACCTCTGGGTCAAGCGCCCCGGTGAGTCGGACGGGACCTGCCGTGGCGGCCCCCAGGCCGGGCAGTGGTGGCCCGAGTACGCACTCGGCCTCGCGAGGAACGCCCCTTAA
- a CDS encoding SPFH domain-containing protein, whose protein sequence is MSTTTERSPESDEGRGRGGAAGAAGRPSRLIHSEATTEIPVHLLFRDDPRDPVGVALPSAVVRGGAARPRVRPGLRAEAGPRAEAAARAEAARPSVPLPPPVPGADPDLAERRARVLPGAAGALAGGVGAAGCVLALWWAGVLPRVLPGAPGRAGAQGIGAAQWAVLAGAGALALFGFGGLARGRVGGAWVLTLFGRYRGSVRRTGLLWVNPLLLRRRVDVRLRHWRSEPMAAVDRSGVALRVVVLVVWRVRDTARAALAVADHQEYLRECVEATAARVLSRLPADAFHDGARGAADGGPTLRDAEAVGEALTRALAAQAEPVGIEVFSVQPTRIEYAPEVAEAMHRRRIAALDARHRDSVLTSVVDSVEDTVTRLTARGLVELDDYERKALVKDLTVAFYTGHGER, encoded by the coding sequence ATGAGTACGACCACAGAGCGGTCCCCGGAGTCGGACGAAGGCCGGGGGCGCGGCGGCGCGGCGGGGGCCGCGGGCCGCCCGTCCCGCCTCATCCACAGCGAGGCCACCACGGAGATCCCCGTCCATCTGCTGTTCCGCGACGATCCACGGGATCCGGTGGGGGTGGCGCTGCCCTCCGCCGTGGTGCGCGGCGGTGCGGCGCGCCCCCGCGTGCGGCCGGGGCTCCGGGCGGAGGCGGGGCCCCGGGCGGAGGCGGCGGCCAGGGCGGAGGCGGCGCGGCCGTCCGTGCCGCTCCCGCCGCCGGTGCCCGGGGCCGACCCGGACCTCGCCGAGCGGCGCGCCCGGGTGCTGCCCGGCGCGGCCGGGGCGCTCGCCGGTGGCGTGGGCGCGGCCGGATGCGTGCTCGCGCTGTGGTGGGCCGGGGTGCTGCCCCGGGTCCTGCCCGGGGCGCCGGGCCGGGCGGGGGCGCAGGGGATCGGGGCCGCGCAGTGGGCGGTGCTCGCCGGGGCCGGGGCGCTCGCCCTGTTCGGGTTCGGCGGGCTCGCGCGCGGCCGGGTCGGCGGGGCGTGGGTCCTGACCCTGTTCGGCCGGTACCGGGGCAGCGTGCGGCGGACCGGCCTGCTGTGGGTGAACCCGCTGCTGCTGCGCCGCCGCGTGGACGTGCGGCTGCGGCACTGGCGCAGCGAGCCGATGGCCGCCGTGGACCGCTCCGGCGTGGCGCTGCGGGTGGTGGTCCTCGTGGTGTGGCGGGTCAGGGACACCGCGCGGGCCGCGCTCGCCGTCGCGGACCACCAGGAGTATCTGCGCGAGTGCGTGGAGGCGACCGCCGCGCGCGTCCTGTCGCGGCTGCCCGCCGACGCCTTCCACGACGGGGCGCGGGGCGCGGCCGACGGCGGTCCGACGCTGCGCGACGCGGAGGCCGTGGGGGAGGCCCTGACCCGGGCCCTCGCCGCGCAGGCGGAGCCGGTGGGGATCGAGGTCTTCTCCGTACAGCCGACGCGCATCGAGTACGCGCCGGAGGTGGCCGAGGCGATGCACCGGCGCCGGATCGCCGCGCTCGACGCGCGGCACCGCGACAGCGTGCTCACGTCGGTGGTGGACTCCGTCGAGGACACGGTGACGCGGCTGACCGCGCGCGGCCTGGTCGAGCTCGACGACTACGAGCGCAAGGCGCTGGTGAAGGATCTGACGGTGGCGTTCTACACGGGGCACGGCGAACGCTGA
- a CDS encoding CbtA family protein: protein MTASPETPPSPNSLTAPRSPARSVASPAASSPVLALLGRGLAAGSLGGLAAGLFSLLLAEPLMDRAIRAEEARSQAHEQHDAGAAVQHHEELFSRSTQHAGLVIALVVAGLAIGVLFAVAYALVHRRDPRSHPWPRALAFCAAAFCAISLFPALRYPAMPPGVGDSGTVGDRQAMWVAAVVISVLGMFLVWQVYVRLAARALPVRQLAAAGTAAAVLALLWALPDNPDPTPVSPTLLWDFRMLSLASHVLMWVVFAAVFGGIGLRALRPRTGAEAA, encoded by the coding sequence ATGACCGCGTCCCCAGAGACTCCCCCTTCCCCGAACTCCCTCACCGCTCCCCGCAGTCCGGCCCGTTCCGTCGCCTCCCCGGCGGCCTCGTCCCCCGTCCTCGCGCTGCTCGGCCGTGGTCTCGCGGCCGGGAGCCTGGGCGGGCTGGCCGCCGGGCTCTTCTCGCTGCTGCTCGCCGAACCGCTGATGGACAGGGCGATCCGCGCGGAGGAGGCCCGCTCGCAGGCGCACGAGCAGCATGACGCCGGTGCCGCCGTGCAGCACCACGAGGAGCTGTTCTCCCGCTCCACGCAGCACGCGGGCCTGGTCATCGCCCTGGTGGTGGCGGGCCTCGCGATCGGCGTGCTCTTCGCCGTCGCGTACGCGCTCGTGCACCGGCGCGATCCGCGTTCCCACCCCTGGCCGCGCGCGCTCGCCTTCTGCGCGGCCGCGTTCTGCGCGATCTCCCTCTTCCCGGCCCTGCGCTATCCGGCGATGCCGCCGGGCGTCGGGGACTCCGGCACGGTGGGCGACCGGCAGGCGATGTGGGTCGCGGCCGTCGTGATCAGTGTCCTCGGCATGTTCCTGGTGTGGCAGGTGTACGTGCGCCTGGCCGCCAGGGCCCTGCCGGTGCGGCAGCTCGCGGCGGCGGGCACGGCGGCCGCCGTCCTCGCGCTGCTGTGGGCGCTGCCGGACAACCCGGACCCGACACCCGTGAGCCCCACGCTCCTGTGGGACTTCCGCATGCTGTCGCTCGCGTCGCACGTGCTGATGTGGGTGGTCTTCGCCGCCGTGTTCGGCGGCATCGGCCTGCGGGCCCTGCGCCCCAGAACCGGGGCGGAGGCGGCTTAG
- a CDS encoding CbtB-domain containing protein: MSASAAHTAPQTDTAAIQSATIETRDWLIAAGAVILALITLYAVFMDNGSLISATGDYLHEFAHDGRHLFGAPCH; this comes from the coding sequence ATGTCCGCTTCCGCTGCGCACACCGCACCACAGACCGACACCGCCGCGATACAGTCCGCGACCATCGAGACCCGCGACTGGCTGATCGCCGCGGGCGCCGTGATCCTCGCGCTCATCACCCTGTACGCCGTCTTCATGGACAACGGCTCGCTGATCTCGGCGACCGGCGACTACCTCCACGAGTTCGCGCACGACGGCAGGCACCTCTTCGGTGCCCCCTGCCACTGA
- a CDS encoding FadR/GntR family transcriptional regulator, translating into MARDIQERIKKLIIDQRLPSGSVLPTEPELMERLGVSRNSVREALKALQAMGIVEIRHGFGTYVGPMSMAPMIEGLTFRTVAGHYRGEDSLLQLLELREAVETGLIARLAGSLPPADLAELDALVDRMDAEAAGPDGEVRAETDRAFHATLYRCLGNRLLGEVLEAFWDAFHKVRTDLVDVPRDPKITCRQHREILDAVRSSDVLRAERAIREHFGNIRTRLSAPASTVASSPTYDR; encoded by the coding sequence ATGGCGCGGGACATCCAGGAGCGGATCAAGAAACTCATCATCGACCAGCGGCTGCCCTCCGGCTCCGTGCTGCCGACCGAGCCGGAGCTGATGGAGCGCCTCGGCGTCAGCCGGAACTCGGTGCGCGAGGCGCTCAAGGCGCTCCAGGCCATGGGCATCGTCGAGATCCGGCACGGCTTCGGCACCTACGTCGGGCCGATGTCGATGGCCCCGATGATCGAGGGCCTCACCTTCCGCACCGTGGCCGGGCACTACCGCGGCGAGGACAGCCTGCTCCAGCTCCTGGAGCTGCGCGAGGCCGTCGAGACCGGGCTGATCGCGCGCCTCGCGGGCTCCCTGCCGCCCGCCGACCTGGCCGAGCTCGACGCGCTCGTGGACCGCATGGACGCCGAGGCCGCCGGGCCCGACGGCGAGGTCCGCGCCGAGACCGACCGCGCCTTCCACGCCACGCTCTACCGCTGCCTGGGCAACCGGCTCCTCGGCGAGGTCCTGGAGGCGTTCTGGGACGCCTTCCACAAGGTCCGCACCGACCTCGTCGACGTACCGAGGGACCCGAAGATCACTTGCCGCCAGCACCGCGAGATCCTCGACGCGGTCCGCTCCTCGGACGTCCTGCGCGCGGAACGGGCCATACGCGAACACTTCGGCAACATTCGCACCCGCCTGAGTGCGCCCGCCTCAACAGTGGCCTCCAGCCCCACATATGACCGGTAA
- a CDS encoding cellulose synthase catalytic subunit, with product MTSTPPGERQGDPSQTTQLRVLSHRTGGLRRIKKSLPRYDYEHYSRLAGPLTQPDPAKPYKVQYRSLLSQEPHRIRAALMLGAAPLLSLVLLAWLLQPEHWTERDYPAYDFLPVLDVVMLVSIGLIEFFRCMNVLSNAHATLVARDPIPVVPETGTRVAFLTSFVPGKEPIEMVTKTLEAAVRLRHRGLLHVWLLDEGDDPEVKAVCARLGVHHFSRKGVAKWNQAKGPHRAKTKHGNYNAWLDAHGDAYDYFASVDTDHVPMPNYLERMLGFFRDPDVGFVIGPQVYGNYDTFVTKAAESQQFLFHALIQRAGNAYGSPMFVGTSNAVRIKALKQIGGLYDSITEDMATGFEIHRHKNPVTGKKWKSVYTPDVLAVGEGPNAWTDFFTQQLRWSRGTYETILKQFWKAPFSLPPGRLFNYTMMVIFYPMSALNWILAALSCALFLGLGASGVNIDPTIWLMLYGNASALQIGLYIWNRRHNVSPHEPEGSGGVAGMVMSALSAPIYARSLMDAALRRKSSFVVTPKGDSASPDTLFGTFRIHLFFILVFGGSIAAAYVYDHAHPAMIIWATFALLVTAAPIFAWRHGMRQERKRPPAPAAGGGPQGPEQQTLPARQFAPHSAPPHAHPAQHAPQQKPSWAANPPAGPNDDTLHIALGSHDT from the coding sequence ATGACGTCGACGCCACCGGGCGAGCGGCAGGGCGACCCGTCCCAGACCACCCAGCTGCGCGTGCTCTCGCACCGGACGGGCGGCCTGCGACGCATCAAGAAGTCACTGCCGCGCTACGACTACGAGCACTACAGCCGCCTCGCGGGGCCCCTCACCCAGCCGGACCCGGCCAAGCCGTACAAGGTCCAGTACCGCTCCCTGCTCTCCCAGGAGCCGCACCGGATACGCGCGGCCCTCATGCTCGGCGCGGCGCCGCTGCTCTCCCTCGTCCTGCTCGCCTGGCTGCTCCAGCCCGAGCACTGGACGGAGCGCGACTACCCCGCGTATGACTTCCTGCCCGTGCTCGACGTCGTCATGCTCGTCTCGATCGGCTTGATCGAGTTCTTCCGCTGCATGAACGTCCTGTCCAACGCGCACGCCACGCTCGTGGCCCGCGACCCGATCCCCGTCGTGCCCGAGACCGGCACCCGCGTCGCCTTCCTCACCTCGTTCGTGCCCGGCAAGGAGCCGATCGAGATGGTCACCAAGACCCTCGAAGCGGCGGTGAGATTGCGCCACCGCGGCCTCCTTCACGTGTGGCTGCTCGACGAGGGCGACGACCCCGAGGTCAAGGCCGTCTGCGCGCGCCTGGGCGTGCACCACTTCTCCCGCAAGGGCGTCGCGAAGTGGAACCAGGCCAAGGGCCCGCACCGCGCCAAGACCAAGCACGGCAACTACAACGCCTGGCTGGACGCGCACGGCGACGCCTACGACTACTTCGCCTCCGTGGACACCGACCACGTCCCGATGCCCAACTACCTGGAGCGGATGCTCGGCTTCTTCCGCGACCCGGACGTCGGCTTCGTCATCGGCCCGCAGGTCTACGGCAACTACGACACGTTCGTCACCAAGGCCGCCGAGTCCCAGCAGTTCCTCTTCCACGCCCTCATCCAGCGCGCGGGCAACGCCTACGGCTCGCCCATGTTCGTCGGCACCTCCAACGCGGTGCGGATCAAGGCCCTCAAGCAGATCGGCGGCCTGTACGACTCGATCACCGAGGACATGGCGACGGGCTTCGAGATCCACCGCCACAAGAACCCGGTGACGGGCAAGAAGTGGAAGTCCGTCTACACCCCGGACGTGCTCGCCGTCGGCGAGGGCCCCAACGCCTGGACGGACTTCTTCACCCAGCAGCTCCGCTGGTCGCGCGGCACGTACGAGACGATCCTCAAGCAGTTCTGGAAGGCGCCGTTCTCGCTGCCGCCGGGCCGTCTCTTCAACTACACGATGATGGTCATCTTCTACCCGATGTCCGCCCTGAACTGGATCCTCGCGGCCCTGAGCTGCGCCCTGTTCCTCGGCCTCGGCGCCTCCGGCGTCAACATCGACCCGACCATCTGGCTCATGCTGTACGGCAACGCGTCCGCGCTCCAGATCGGCCTGTACATCTGGAACCGCCGCCACAACGTCTCGCCGCACGAGCCCGAGGGCTCCGGCGGCGTCGCGGGCATGGTGATGTCGGCCCTCTCGGCCCCGATCTACGCGCGCTCCCTCATGGACGCCGCGCTGCGCCGCAAGAGCAGCTTCGTGGTCACGCCCAAGGGCGACTCGGCGAGCCCGGACACGCTGTTCGGCACGTTCCGGATCCATCTGTTCTTCATCCTGGTCTTCGGCGGTTCCATCGCGGCGGCGTACGTGTACGACCACGCGCACCCGGCGATGATCATCTGGGCCACCTTCGCCCTGCTCGTCACCGCCGCGCCGATCTTCGCCTGGCGGCACGGCATGCGGCAGGAGCGGAAGAGGCCGCCGGCGCCCGCGGCGGGCGGCGGCCCCCAGGGGCCCGAGCAGCAGACCCTGCCCGCCCGGCAGTTCGCGCCGCACAGCGCGCCCCCGCACGCGCACCCGGCCCAGCACGCGCCGCAGCAGAAACCCAGCTGGGCCGCGAACCCCCCGGCCGGTCCGAATGACGACACCCTGCACATCGCCCTCGGGAGCCACGACACATGA
- a CDS encoding ANTAR domain-containing protein, with translation MQAMPDPVPELRLARALVETVITVADDFDVDRHLRRVSQLCAELLDTLAAGVMYTNAEGAVRIAASHRGEALARGLLEAQHMGGPCIDCFGTGKPVGPVRLVSRDAVARWPQFSARARAQGVGLAFAVTLRARGRVFGVLNGFAAEWWPHGVPGAPEAEGGPAAAPQENGQSSALGLAQALADAAAAGLHNQRAYAEYRDLSRQLQSALSSRIRIEQAKGILAERWRTGTDVAFGAMRRYARRERLIVDTVAGMVIRGDLDDASLRDGEAPPP, from the coding sequence ATGCAGGCCATGCCGGACCCCGTCCCGGAGCTCAGACTGGCGCGCGCCCTCGTCGAGACCGTGATCACGGTCGCCGACGACTTCGACGTGGACCGCCATCTGCGCCGCGTCAGCCAGCTCTGCGCGGAGCTCCTGGACACGCTCGCCGCGGGCGTGATGTACACGAACGCCGAGGGCGCGGTGCGGATCGCCGCGAGCCACCGCGGCGAGGCCCTCGCCCGCGGGCTCCTCGAGGCCCAGCACATGGGCGGCCCCTGCATCGACTGCTTCGGCACCGGCAAGCCGGTGGGGCCCGTCCGGCTCGTGTCGCGGGACGCGGTGGCCCGCTGGCCGCAGTTCTCCGCCCGGGCCCGCGCCCAGGGCGTCGGTCTCGCGTTCGCGGTGACGCTGCGGGCCCGGGGGCGTGTCTTCGGCGTGCTCAACGGCTTCGCGGCGGAGTGGTGGCCGCACGGCGTGCCCGGTGCGCCGGAGGCCGAAGGGGGCCCGGCTGCGGCGCCCCAAGAGAACGGACAGAGCAGCGCGTTGGGGCTCGCGCAGGCGCTCGCCGATGCCGCGGCCGCCGGTCTGCACAACCAGCGCGCCTACGCCGAGTACCGCGATCTCTCCCGGCAGCTCCAGTCGGCGCTCAGCAGCCGCATCCGGATCGAGCAGGCCAAGGGGATACTGGCCGAGCGCTGGCGGACCGGCACCGACGTCGCCTTCGGGGCGATGCGGCGGTACGCGCGCAGGGAGCGCCTCATCGTGGACACGGTCGCCGGGATGGTGATCCGGGGGGACCTCGACGACGCGAGCCTGCGGGACGGCGAAGCGCCGCCGCCGTAG
- a CDS encoding kelch motif-containing protein, whose product MRDPSSRRRARRIAIGTAVVLALAGMNGPWLWRVGSEKYHNYKINKPEYKAANGHWKVVDFPEEYRQNTIHASLLHTGKILMVAGSGNNQKNFDEKKFDTRLWDPEKNTIKKIPTPTDLFCTGHTQLADGKLLIAGGTKRYEKLKGDVTKAGGLMIVHNENPDRPITLPAGTRFTGKKNGKTFVSKDPVVVERAKKVFDKRTGAFLRNDPGLGRIYVEAQASGAKYETGTQDNYRVQGLSGTDARNTYGIAQKLALDKKDFQGIKDTFEFDPVAEKYIKVDPMNEARWYPTLTTLTDGKVLSLSGLDEIGQLVPGKNEVYDPKTKKWTYTKKIRQFPTYPAIFQLANGKLFYSGSNAGYGPADVGRVPGVWDLESNAFKKIPGMSDPDLLETSNTVELPPAQDQRYMVVGGGGVGESTEASKKTRIVDLKKRDPRFVDGPELGKGTRYPQASILPDDSVLVSGGSEDYRGRGASNIHEARLYDPRKNTFDQVADPHVGRNYHSGSILLPDGRVMFFGSDSLYDDKANTKPGTFEQRVEIYTPPYLYHGDQPALGAGPRTLKRGASGTFPTKDAASLKSARLIRPSATTHVTDIDQTSIALGLKKSKGEITVTVPKNRGLVESGWYMLFVTNAKGIPSKAQWVHVP is encoded by the coding sequence ATGAGAGACCCCTCCAGCCGCCGGCGCGCCCGCCGGATAGCGATAGGCACCGCGGTGGTGCTGGCGCTGGCCGGTATGAACGGCCCCTGGCTGTGGCGCGTGGGCTCCGAGAAGTACCACAACTACAAGATCAACAAGCCCGAGTACAAGGCGGCGAACGGCCACTGGAAGGTCGTCGACTTCCCCGAGGAGTACCGGCAGAACACGATCCACGCGTCGCTCCTGCACACCGGCAAGATCCTGATGGTGGCGGGCTCGGGCAACAACCAGAAGAACTTCGACGAGAAGAAGTTCGACACCCGGCTCTGGGACCCCGAGAAGAACACCATCAAGAAGATCCCGACGCCCACGGACCTGTTCTGCACCGGCCACACCCAGCTCGCCGACGGCAAGCTGCTCATCGCGGGCGGCACCAAGCGGTACGAGAAGCTCAAGGGTGACGTCACCAAGGCCGGCGGCCTGATGATCGTGCACAACGAGAACCCGGACCGGCCGATCACGCTGCCCGCGGGCACCAGGTTCACCGGCAAGAAGAACGGCAAGACCTTCGTGTCGAAGGACCCCGTCGTCGTCGAGCGCGCGAAGAAGGTCTTCGACAAGCGGACCGGCGCGTTCCTGCGCAACGACCCGGGCCTCGGCCGCATCTACGTGGAGGCGCAGGCCAGCGGCGCCAAGTACGAGACCGGCACGCAGGACAACTACCGCGTGCAGGGCCTGAGCGGCACCGACGCCCGCAACACGTACGGGATCGCGCAGAAGCTCGCCCTCGACAAGAAGGACTTCCAGGGCATCAAGGACACCTTCGAGTTCGACCCGGTCGCCGAGAAGTACATCAAGGTCGACCCGATGAACGAGGCCCGCTGGTACCCCACGCTGACCACGCTCACCGACGGCAAGGTGCTCTCCCTCTCCGGCCTCGACGAGATCGGCCAGCTCGTGCCGGGCAAGAACGAGGTGTACGACCCCAAGACCAAGAAGTGGACGTACACGAAGAAGATCCGCCAGTTCCCGACCTACCCGGCGATCTTCCAGCTGGCGAACGGCAAGCTCTTCTACTCCGGTTCGAACGCGGGCTACGGCCCCGCCGACGTCGGCCGCGTCCCCGGCGTCTGGGACCTGGAGAGCAACGCCTTCAAGAAGATCCCGGGCATGAGCGACCCGGACCTCCTGGAGACCTCCAACACGGTCGAGCTGCCGCCCGCGCAGGACCAGCGCTACATGGTCGTCGGCGGCGGTGGCGTCGGCGAGTCCACCGAGGCCTCCAAGAAGACCCGCATCGTCGACCTGAAGAAGCGCGACCCGCGCTTCGTGGACGGCCCCGAGCTCGGCAAGGGCACCCGCTATCCGCAGGCGTCGATCCTGCCCGACGACTCCGTCCTGGTCTCCGGCGGCTCCGAGGACTACCGCGGCCGCGGCGCCTCCAACATCCACGAGGCCCGCCTGTACGACCCGCGCAAGAACACCTTCGACCAGGTCGCCGACCCGCACGTGGGCCGCAACTACCACTCCGGCTCGATCCTGCTGCCCGACGGCCGCGTGATGTTCTTCGGCTCCGACTCGCTGTACGACGACAAGGCGAACACGAAGCCGGGGACGTTCGAGCAGCGGGTGGAGATCTACACGCCGCCGTACCTGTACCACGGCGACCAGCCCGCGCTCGGTGCCGGCCCCAGGACCCTGAAGCGGGGCGCGTCCGGCACCTTCCCCACGAAGGACGCCGCGTCCCTCAAGTCGGCCCGGCTGATCCGGCCTTCCGCCACCACCCACGTCACGGACATCGACCAGACGTCGATCGCCCTCGGCCTGAAGAAGTCCAAGGGCGAGATCACGGTCACCGTGCCGAAGAACCGCGGCCTGGTGGAGTCGGGCTGGTACATGCTCTTCGTGACCAATGCCAAGGGCATCCCCAGCAAGGCCCAGTGGGTGCACGTCCCCTAG
- a CDS encoding peptidoglycan-binding protein, translating into MEAAPAFEEFRPASDCGCPGCVYWRRAGMHALPPGRGGHPGAHGARRALVLAAAAGSVLGPGQAPPAAAAPVRDSFPQVEAGVAAPKGDDPGTPQGRQSPLHGTSAHGARLRTTTRAEIIGRAGQWVNARVPYNLRSFWADGYRQDCSGFVSMAWDLGGNEWTGTLDQYGTRISKAALAPGDILLFHNPANPERGSHVTIFGGWTDSTRTSYLAYEQARPYTRKKATPYAYWKDANRYRAYRYKGLRAPGPAGAAPVVSTRYPGARSFGPGARNAYVTRLGRLLVARGGAPFYRSGPGPRWGDADRRATRAFQLAQGWTGRDADGIPGPLTWSYLVTGKGRDIPGGRGTGSGQGVPGAPGVPAAPAVPVFPGKAHFRPGQSNAYVELLGRQLVRKGFGKHYAVGPGPRWGEADRRAVEAFQRAQGWRGGAADGIPGPETWRRLFR; encoded by the coding sequence ATGGAGGCCGCTCCGGCATTCGAGGAATTCAGGCCCGCGAGCGACTGCGGCTGCCCGGGCTGCGTGTACTGGCGGCGCGCCGGAATGCACGCGCTGCCGCCGGGGCGCGGCGGCCACCCGGGTGCGCACGGCGCCCGGCGGGCCCTGGTCCTCGCGGCCGCGGCGGGCTCCGTGCTCGGCCCCGGTCAGGCGCCGCCCGCGGCCGCGGCCCCGGTGCGGGATTCGTTTCCGCAGGTGGAAGCGGGTGTGGCGGCCCCGAAGGGGGACGACCCCGGCACCCCGCAGGGCAGGCAGAGCCCGCTGCACGGGACGAGCGCGCACGGCGCCCGGCTGCGCACCACCACCCGGGCCGAGATCATCGGCAGGGCCGGGCAGTGGGTGAACGCGCGGGTCCCGTACAACCTGCGGAGTTTCTGGGCGGACGGCTACCGGCAGGACTGCTCGGGCTTTGTCTCGATGGCCTGGGACCTCGGCGGAAACGAATGGACGGGCACGCTCGACCAGTACGGGACGCGCATCTCGAAGGCGGCCCTCGCGCCGGGGGACATTCTCCTGTTCCACAATCCGGCGAACCCGGAGAGGGGCTCGCACGTGACGATTTTCGGCGGCTGGACGGACTCCACGCGCACCTCCTATCTCGCCTATGAGCAGGCGCGGCCGTACACCCGGAAGAAGGCCACGCCCTACGCGTACTGGAAGGACGCGAACCGCTACCGGGCCTACCGGTACAAGGGCCTGCGGGCGCCGGGGCCCGCGGGTGCCGCCCCGGTGGTGTCCACGCGCTATCCCGGCGCGCGTTCCTTCGGGCCCGGCGCGCGCAACGCGTACGTCACCCGGCTCGGGCGGCTCCTGGTCGCCCGGGGCGGCGCCCCCTTCTACCGGTCGGGGCCGGGGCCCCGCTGGGGCGACGCCGACCGCAGGGCGACCCGGGCGTTCCAGCTGGCACAGGGCTGGACGGGCCGGGACGCGGACGGCATCCCGGGGCCGCTGACGTGGTCGTACCTGGTCACGGGCAAGGGCCGGGACATTCCGGGCGGCCGTGGCACCGGGAGCGGGCAGGGCGTCCCCGGCGCCCCTGGCGTGCCCGCCGCGCCCGCTGTCCCTGTTTTCCCCGGCAAGGCCCACTTCCGGCCCGGGCAGAGCAACGCGTACGTCGAGCTGCTCGGGCGGCAGCTCGTGCGCAAGGGCTTCGGCAAGCACTACGCGGTCGGGCCCGGGCCGCGCTGGGGCGAGGCGGACCGCAGGGCGGTCGAGGCCTTCCAGCGGGCGCAGGGCTGGCGGGGCGGCGCGGCCGACGGGATCCCGGGCCCCGAGACCTGGCGGCGGCTGTTCCGGTGA